A genomic segment from Triticum dicoccoides isolate Atlit2015 ecotype Zavitan chromosome 1A, WEW_v2.0, whole genome shotgun sequence encodes:
- the LOC119358725 gene encoding mechanosensitive ion channel protein 5-like — protein MEGGEDPPTRLIGNFLRKQRASGAKPSLDLDPEMEELGRPSHGARRVSFEDEHQKHISSDSDSNSDSDAEGSGRRADEMVRCKSTSTGKGPLLRAQTRSRLMDPPPAPPAAAPAIDKNHKSSASRSPKPSQSPAWRWSGPMDGEEEDPFVDEDIPDDFNLKSGKLGARTILQWVSLVLLVGALVCSATIRILSRKKVWELQLWKWELLALALVCGRLVSGWAIRIAMFCVGRNLLLRKRVLYFVYGVRSAVQNTLWLGLVLAAWHFLFDDKCQLAHMVVVSYVMKILFCLLVATLIRLVKTLLLKVLASSFHVSTYFDRIQASLFNQYVTETLSGPQLVEEQGPMFAEPSDLHAAMPTKNLSGLRSFRPSVSMSKQQGQGSKQLSKEKRQHQIDEGISIDKLHKLNRSNVSAWNMKRLMKIIRSGTLTTIDEQIKQATGEGDLSATHIRSEYESQMAAKKIFHNVAKHRSKYIYLADLMHFMRQEEAIKAMHLFEGGQEYNRISKRSLKNWMVNAFRERKALALTLNDTKVAVSKLNQMTNVVGGIIVFVLWLLILGIATTNLLVFLSSPFLVAVIVFGDTLKAVFEAIVFLFVMHPFDVGDRCEIEEVQVVVEEMNILTTVFLRYDNLKIYYPNNILATIPIMNFYRSPDMGEGIDFYIHVATPVAKLALMKERILRYINNKKEHWYPGAMVVLRDVDETNKLKVSIWLCHTLNFQDMGMRYVRRELVLQEMIKVLKDLDIEYRMLPLDVNVRNAPPIESTRMPTTWNYS, from the exons ATGGAGGGAGGCGAGGACCCGCCCACGCGCCTCATTGGCAACTTCCTCCGGAAGCAGAGGGCGTCCGGCGCAAAGCCGTCGCTCGACCTCGACCCGGAGATGGAGGAGCTCGGGAGGCCGTCGCACGGCGCTCGGCGTGTCTCCTTCGAGGACGAACACCAAAAACACATCTCCTCCGACTCCGACTCCAACTCTGACTCTGACGCGGAGGGCAGCGGTAGGCGCGCCGACGAGATGGTACGCTGCAAATCTACCTCCACGGGAAAGGGACCGTTATTGCGAGCCCAGACGCGCTCCCGGCTCATGGACCCGCCGCCGGCGCCACCCGCCGCAGCTCCTGCCATCGACAAGAATCACAAGTCGTCCGCCTCACGGTCCCCTAAGCCCAGCCAGTCTCCCGCGTGGCGCTGGTCGGGTCCGatggacggggaggaggaggacccATTCGTGGACGAGGACATCCCCGACGACTTCAACTTGAAGAGTGGCAAGCTGGGCGCTCGCACCATCTTGCAGTGGGTCAGCTTGGTGCTCCTCGTCGGGGCGTTGGTTTGCAGTGCCACCATAAGGATCTTGTCCAGGAAGAAGGTGTGGGAGCTGCAGCTCTGGAAGTGGGAGCTCCTCGCGCTCGCGCTCGTCTGCGGCCGTCTCGTCTCCGGGTGGGCCATCCGGATCGCCATGTTCTGCGTGGGGCGCAACTTGTTGCTGCGCAAGCGCGTGCTCTACTTCGTCTACGGCGTCCGCAGCGCCGTGCAGAACACGCTCTGGCTCGGCCTCGTTCTCGCGGCCTGGCATTTCTTGTTTGACGACAAGTGCCAACTCGCGCACATGGTGGTGGTGTCCTATGTTATGAAGATACTATTCTGCTTGCTCGTCGCCACCCTCATCCggctcgtcaagacgctgctgctcAAGGTGCTCGCCTCGTCCTTCCATGTCTCCACCTACTTTGACCGGATTCAAGCGTCATTGTTCAACCAATATGTCACTGAGACGCTCTCGGGGCCGCAACTAGTTGAAGAACAAGGCCCCATGTTTGCTGAGCCGAGTGATCTCCATGCCGCGATGCCAACCAAGAATCTATCGGGGCTAAGGAGCTTTCGGCCATCGGTTTCAATGTCTAAGCAGCAGGGCCAAGGAAGCAAGCAACTATCCAAGGAGAAAAGACAGCATCAGATTGATGAAGGGATAAGCATTGACAAGCTCCATAAGCTCAATCGGAGCAACGTCTCAGCCTGGAACATGAAAAGGTTGATGAAGATTATTCGGTCTGGGACGCTCACCACTATAGATGAGCAGATAAAGCAGGCAACAGGAGAAGGGGATTTGTCAGCGACACATATTCGCAGCGAATACGAGTCacagatggccgcaaagaagatctTCCATAACGTAGCCAAGCATCGATCCAA GTACATATACTTAGCAGACTTGATGCACTTCATGAGGCAGGAGGAAGCCATCAAAGCAATGCATCTTTTCGAAGGAGGACAAGAGTACAATAGGATCAGCAAGAGGTCTCTAAAAAACTGGATG GTGAATGCATTTAGAGAGCGCAAAGCCCTTGCTCTAACACTTAATGATACAAAAGTTGCAGTATCAAAGCTCAACCAGATGACTAATGTAGTTGGTGGCATCATCGTGTTTGTTCTCTGGCTCCTTATTCTTGGCATAGCGACAACGAATTTACTTGTCTTCCTCAGTTCACCATTTTTGGTGGCAGTTATTGTATTTGGAGACACTTTGAAGGCAGTTTTTGAGGCAATTGTTTTCTTATTTGTGATGCATCCTTTTGATGTTGGTGACCGCTGTGAAATCGAGGAAGTTCAG GTTGTTGTCGAGGAAATGAATATCTTGACAACAGTCTTCCTTCGATATGACAACCTGAAGATATATTATCCAAACAATATACTGGCCACCATACCGATTATGAATTTTTACAGGAGTCCAGATATGGGAGAAGGAATTGACTTCTATATTCACGTTGCCACACCGGTAGCGAAACTAGCACTCATGAAAGAAAGAATTCTACG TTACATCAACAACAAGAAAGAGCATTGGTACCCGGGGGCGATGGTTGTCCTCCGGGATGTAGATGAGACCAACAAGCTAAAAGTATCCATATGGCTCTGTCACACGCTCAACTTCCAGGACATGGGGATGAGGTACGTGAGGAGGGAGCTGGTGCTCCAGGAGATGATCAAAGTTCTCAAGGACCTGGACATTGAGTATCGGATGCTACCACTGGACGTGAATGTGCGGAATGCGCCTCCTATTGAATCCACAAGGATGCCGACAACATGGAATTATTCCTGA